A region from the Panthera uncia isolate 11264 chromosome D3 unlocalized genomic scaffold, Puncia_PCG_1.0 HiC_scaffold_8, whole genome shotgun sequence genome encodes:
- the LOC125914698 gene encoding 60S ribosomal protein L39-like: MTNSYFAEETYKLLSFSPPLWCGQLTVVSVSSHKTFRIKQFRAKEQKQNHPIPQWIQMKTGNKIRYNSKRRHWRRTKLRL; the protein is encoded by the exons ATGACCAACAGCTATTTTGCAGAG GAAACCTAcaaattgctttccttttctccGCCATTGTGGTGTGGGCAGTTGACGGTCGTCTCCGTGTCTTCTCACAAGACTTTCCGGATCAAGCAATTCAGGGCCAAGGAACAAAAGCAGAATCATCCTATTCCCCAGTGGATTCAGATGAAAACCGGTAATAAAATCAGGTACAACTCCAAGAGGAGACACTGGAGAAGAACCAAGCTGCGTCTATAA